From a region of the Streptomyces sp. NBC_01454 genome:
- a CDS encoding hydrophobic protein encodes MVPLLLVLLLALLLFGAGFALKALWIVAVVVLAFWLVGFVMRSAGTGGARGRWYRW; translated from the coding sequence ATGGTTCCCCTGCTCCTCGTCCTGCTCCTCGCTCTCCTGCTTTTCGGTGCCGGCTTCGCGCTCAAGGCCCTGTGGATCGTCGCGGTGGTGGTGCTGGCCTTCTGGCTGGTGGGCTTCGTGATGCGCTCCGCCGGAACCGGTGGCGCGCGCGGCCGGTGGTATCGCTGGTAG